TAAAGGATCGATACCTCGACcaaatgaaaataattaaaaaaaattggttgtaGCCTTATCTTTTACCAATCagaaaaaagatgtttttgtaaattttattttattcaaaaatttaggAATATAAAATGGAAACGTAAACTGCctgatatattatattaaaaggCCAAAATCCAAATATCACTCAATTGTCAAAACTCCTTTGAATAGAAGGGACAACCTACCATGTTTGTTATTCTTTTAAGAAATTGTGCTTGCTAGTGGAGTGTAATTCATTAACTGAACATGTTGCagtacttttcattttttttaaaataaaaaaattaaacagctAAAACACCCAATGGCTGCAAGAGGAAAGCGACGCTCaacacaaaaaatagaaaagggaGACGACGAAGCCAAAAAAGAACAAAGTAGAAAAATCTCGAGAAAAGTTGTCGACAAGGAAGTGATAGAACTGTCATCAAGGTTAGAATTAAATTACATTTCCAGAAACTAGTCAAGTCCTTTTATAACGATTCCGAATATAAAGTATtcatatttttaagttttgtttCTCATAGTCTCCGAGGAAGCACCATGCATGACCAGCGACTACATGTAAATTTTAACGGTGGAGCCAGCAAAGAGATAGGCGACGACTTCGGTAAAACTACAGTCGTAGAACCTTCCCTAAAAGAAGTGGTAACGCAAATGTCGACGATGATGAATACACTTACAAACCTGATTGCTTCCCAGACCAAGACGTGTTATCCTGTGTTTGGAACAATGCCACAAACAATCAATCTTCGGAATGGGCCGGCCGATAACTTCAACCCCACATTAATGCCTGTGATCATGAGCGGATTCAGCATGCCGTCCGGTAGTCTTGAGAGGAATCTGGATTCCTCCAAGAAGATTAGATCCAACATGTCAAGCATTCATCAAACTGCGGATTCAAAATCGCATATGGCTACAAAGTGTTGTTCAATGTCTCCGAAGTTTGAACAGACACCGCCAGATGATTATGTTATTCGCCGAAGTTTGTTCAGCGATGATGGTACTGGAAAGAAGACAGCTACAGAACCAGTTATAACGAGTAGCTTAGACAAGGCTGTATATGTTAGCTACTTCAACCCGGCTGACAGAAAATTGCCACTAGTGAATGAAACCGCAAAGATACCTGCGGTGGGTTATATCATGTTAAGTAAGTTTTACAGATTTGTTGTGCTGATTTACTATTAATATATAACGGCTTAGTTTTCGTTGTATCAGTGGAAGCCTGTTCTGTTCCGTCCCCCAGCTGATATGGCACTGTGCAAGGACGAAGTTTCAGTCGTAACCTACGTCTTTGGTTCAGATATGGAGGATGAAGAACTGAATTCGGAGATAATTTCACAGACAAACTTGTGGCACGCTAATAGGAGAGTCATGTATACTCTACTGCCGAACAAACCATTGGTGGACGAGGTATGGATTTTTCAATCTTTAGCCTTCGTTAATTTCATAAATGAAACTCCTtgcatataaaataattttaacaagggaatatatgtttatattttttcttattggCCGTCAATCAACGAACGCTGAAGCAGATCATAAACCTGACATCAAGCATGCTCATGTGTGATGCACGCAAGGACACCGGTTTTCCCTGCTTGTGGTTTTTACCCACTACATTTTCGGTGAGTGAAACCCATTAAGAGGATCTCCATCTCCTGGTTTCCATTGATCTTATACATGTttatgaaaaatcaaattttagcAATTTGCCCTTAATTGGACTCACTCCCCAAAGACTTTGAAACGCTATTACGCTGAGGAATACATGGGAGAGTTTGAGTCGTTATGCAAGGTAACTGTATAATTTAATTGTCGTAATATAtgataatgtaaataaaaaacgCTTATTCCAATATAACTTATTTGTGTATATTTTTGATAGATTTTTGTTGCAATGAATGAGGATAACATGCACTGGTACCTGGTTGTAATTGATATAGAAAAAAGACACCTAATATTACTGGATTCTAAACCATGCGTCTCAAGCAGAACCAGACGCCGTCGTTGTGCGAAGCTAATGGTAGTGTTGCAAAATTTCTAATAGGTGGAAAATAGATTCTAAATTGCTTAAACAGACACCAGAGTTGACACCtgaattaaattttactttgaTTACAGGCACTGTTTATTGAGGAGATGCTTGATGACTCCACCTTCTATGCTAACCAAACAACACACAGACCAGTAATTTCAGAGTATCCTATAATACACCCTGCAGAAATTGGCGAGCAGAACGATGACTCGTAAGAAACCTTACAAGTTATTATTGATTGTTGAGTTCTCAATTACTGAGATGCATCAATGAATTTGCTAACGTGTGATGAATACATTTTCCTTATGCACAAGTAAAAGACACCGCTAACATATTTATTGATGTTGTAATAGTGCTATACATTGCTTTTCCGGCGAGCCTTGGTTACAgaagttaatattttttaacagtaCCATTTCGTCTGCTATGATTTTTTTCCCTTAGGAATTAAGTTGGTTATAGACTTCAATAAACTTTTTTTACATATACAAGGAATGATTGTGGAGTTTGGGTGACAACCTGGATGAGGGAGTGCCAATGGAGGAGTAACTACAATATTAAGgtagttataaaataaaattcgtTTCATGGTTTCATATATTATCTCAAAATTTTAATCTAACCTATGCGTCtgaattcttttgttttttctcctAGGTAAATGATAGCACTAGATTACGGCTGGGTTAATTTTTGGTTGACGTTTTGTGTTGCGCTTACTGAAATTGAAAAAGCTACTGGtcttaaaaaatatgattatgtTATTTGAAGTTCTTTATGTTAATTTATGAATGGAACAGCACATTCTGATATGTTAATACATGATTTCGTATATTTTGTCAAACAATTTAGTAAACATGATTTCAATAATTTACGTAAATATGAACACAATACTAAacgttatattttttaactttattatGTGTAACCTTCGTTATGTTTATTCATCTAGTGATACGTATACCAATGAATGGTTATTAAACTACATTTATCTTTACCAAAACATGAGTAATACAATTCAAATAGAGTTTATTatgtgtatttattatttagtttaGATTTACGAAAAGGTATGATTAGTGATGAGGTTCGAATCCTAATTGGTGGCTTCAATATATCCCTTCAACTTCATTTCCAACCGGTGTGACCTCTGGTTTTACCCTCTTTAAAAGTAAAACTTGACTTCCTATAGAAAATCATTTGACAACACCATTGTAATTTGTAAACCCTCTCCTAATTCACTCACGGCGGCTATCAACTTCAGAGACTAGTCACTAATATTAGCAAACAAAGATGGAGCCAGAATTCTGGTAAGCAGataactatttttttcattttgttaacTATTTTTTCCATACGCATGACCATCTCTCCTTGCATGGTTTGTTCTTTTTTAACATTGATTACTTCTCAAGTTTCGGTTCTGTCCTTCCATGGTTTCTTATTTTTAACAATACTGACTTTTCAACATTTGGTTCGTGGTGGCTACCGGCTAGTTACGTCAGTGCCTTAAGGAACGTGAGAAGATGCCCTGAATAGACTTTTGTCCTAAACATATTCCCAACAGATGTAAGCTTACTTCTGGCGCTGCAGACACCACTTTTCTTTACGGTTTTctatctaatttttttcaaaatctgttTAACAGGTAATTTTATTTCTCTGACTATAGGAAGATGTAAGGATTCCACAGCACATTGTATGGCACTTTTCGTTCTTCACAACCACTGATCTGTACTTAATTGACAGACAAGACAACTGTCTCCATATCCACCCAACTAGAGACGGTAATAACTACTGGATCAACGCAGCCGACATGGGGAGGATAAGATCTCTCTTTCGAACAACTCCACGGTTTATGCTGGAACTCAGTTACGTAGGTTGGGGTATCTTCCACATGCTTGCATGGGACCATACTCGTTCGGTTGAAATGCCCAGAGCCGTTGATGAGATATATGCCTCCAACGTATTGCCGGACCAAATCAAACACTGGCTAGCGGACAGATGCAACGTACACTTCAACAAGGATGAACAGGTGGCTGCGTTTGAGACTGAAAGGTTATTACGCCAGCAGCATCGGAGGCAAGAAGGTTCACCACCGCGTCCTCACGAGTCAAGGTAACAATAACTTGTTTACTTAGGAAAGTAAGTCTACATACTTTATTATATTCATTGTTGTATAATAAATTTTCCAAAATTACTGCAGGTTCAACCGCCGTCAACAGGGAGGAGGTGCAGTGGGAGGACCTATTAGGAGGGCAATCGCAGGACCTAGTAGGAGGTATAGAAGAAATTCGCCATCTGACTCTTCCGACTCGTCTGTGAACCAGATAACACCATCATCGTAGGACAAAAGACGACAGATTAATTTGTTTACGGTTTATTGGTGAAATAATGTTTTGTAGTAGTGTTTCGGTAGCCATGTCTATATGTACATGTTTACTTTTGTGGAAATCTTCGATTAGTATTCTGTGTAATAGCTTTGATTTTGTGAATGTAAATTATGGTGTTGGACTTCGTTATTTTGTTAATGTATATACATCTATGGGTTTATTTTTGATCAAGTCTCACACAAGTCTACCATcagaagtatttttttattccgGTCATTATTTGTAAGAAAATTTGGTAACAACGACTTTTTTATCATGGGGAAAACTTGAATGTTGTTTACCTGTGTCTGCATGGATGAGGGTGTGCAAGTGGTAGCTGGTAACATCCTAATTAGGTATTGGAAATGATTAATTTGGGGAGTAACATGGTTTTCTTTAGGATGAGGGGTTGTAATGTTGCGGTAAggcaaaaaaaattggaaatcaAGTAAACAGATTAGTGAGTATATCAGCAAATTAAAACTTAATAGGGAAAATTTGCGGCTACATCTAATTTCAagctagaaaaacaaaaaatcaaagataAGCTTATTGGAGTATGTTGGAATTCCAACTGAATTTATTTACTAGGGTAGGCAAAAACTTGGGTAGACGAGTCAAATTTAATGGTACTAAACACCTAGTTCAAACAGGTTACGATAACACCGGTAAATACAATATTCTGCCTCATCAATTCTCGTTGGATGCTGCATCTCACACAATTAATAAGTTAGACTAATTTAGGTTCATTACTTAAAAGAGAGCAACAGACTTCAACAATTCAAAAACTACAAAGTAAACACAACCGAAAACCAAGACTACGAAGATCGCGTCTAGTAAAATGGCTAAATTCCAACTTCCCTTGCCGATTATTCCGGATGATCTGCTACAAGAAATCTTCCTGCGTAGTAGTGCCAAAGCTGTAGGGAGATGTATGTGCTTGAATAAATTCTGGTACCGACAGCTACGCCAACCAGAGACATGCATACACCACATGCGAAGGCAAAAAGTGTTAGATCAACATGTTTTGTTTCATGTTGGATACTCACTGCTGTTAATGGGTTCAGATTCACTATATATAGTGAATGCTGCTTCTGGAGAAGAAGTGAATGTTCAGCATCCTTTCGGAGTTGGCATCCATGGGTGGTTTCGTATTGTCGGAGTGTCAAACGGGAACATATGTTTCAAGTTCTCTCGTGAACGAGACGACACAAGACTTTTGGTATGGAATCCAACAACACAATGCTCTAGAGAAATTTCCGACCCCCACAGGGACCACGGTAGATCGTTTTTCCCAGTATATGGTTTCGGTCATGTTCCAAACTCAGATGCATACACAGTCATACATATGTGCAAAAGGGACATAGCTGATGCCTACGTTTTTTTCTCTAGATATTGTTCAAGGCGTTCTACATGGTTTCACTGCGTTGATTGTCTCCCTGGTGTAGAAAAAATTGACCCTAACTCTGTTTTTAATAATGGTCAGGCGTATTGGATAACTGGTACAGGAGATAGCTATGCTACACCCAAGTCTGTTTTATGTTACAGTGTTGAAGATGAATCATTTAGCGAGGTGTCTATCCCTGTAGGTGCAATATATACCATTCACAATTTACTAACCCACAAGGAAAAAGTTGCACTCCTCGCTCATACACACAACGAATTTGGTTATGTCGCAGCAATTTGGCACTTGAATGAAGACGCGAATGGAAACAGAATACTAGAGCAATACTGCAGGTTTGCGAGTCGAAGCATCAGAGAAAATCCAATACTATTCGTGGATGAAAACCTACTTTTGTTGGTGAACAATTCAAAGGAAAGAGAGTTACTCGTCAATTACAGGTACAGAGAGCTTGTTTTGACAGAATATGACATCGAACATGGCACTAAAAATCTATTGGTGAGGAGAGCATGGCGATACCCAGAAACGCCACACCCGATCACAGTAAGGTCTACACTCAAGTATTTTGCAGGGATGTTTCCTGTCTAGAAATAATTGACATTTAGATCTACTCCGACTACATGTATTTCTGTCTTTACAATTGTATGTTTTACATTGGTTTGAAAGAGCCAAAATTAAGAGAAATAGCATAACAACCTCAATCTATCTAATTCGATGTGTCGTGTAGTCTTCCTCATGTACAGGAGATTTATAATGGTGTTATTCTGTTTCTAACCATCCTAGTATAGGGATTATGTGAGAAATAACAGTTAACCTACTAACATTTTACGCAAATATTCAATCAAGAAATGATCTTCCAAAAAAACATTAATCAAATTAACGGTAAACACAAACATAAATGGAATAAATAGTTACCTGGAAAAACTtggttttcttttaaaattccGGAGAGAGTTGGGCTTAACAGGTTTCAAGCCAGTTGCTGCATTAATCCTGACTTGAATTATCCACTAATTGTTTTTGTAGCTGGCCCAAGTTGATAGATAGCCCACTTTACTTTTAAATAGActtgaactaccaaaaaataaacGTCTTTCCAGGTTAGTTGACCGAGCCCAATCCTAAGTATGACAGAAAGACTAAATATTCAGTTAATTAAAGTAACAAACGTTGGGGAAAAAAATTCGATGACCTTTGATCATATACTATGTTACACCTTAATACCTAACCAGAACTGATCTGGGATAATCGTGAATCGAGACAATTCGACCTATAATTCGACCAAAGTTTTCCTATGTAACACGATTCGACCAAAAAAGACGACATATAAACGGACATATAAACGGGCAATGTTACAAGAGAAACTTACATGATGGCCCTGGGTTTTAAGAGAACATTTGTATACACCACTGCTTTGTTGGACGATGACAGAACCTAGCCCAGTGGACGGTAAAACCTGCAATAAGCCATATACTCgttgaatattattttataagaagaaaaaaagagcaaCCCAGTACATGGTAACCTGGTAAGACCTGCAATAAGCCATTAGCACTCCATGAACAAACTCCAGCTTGCACTCTACCTCCACGGCCACGTCGCTGAAATGATCAACCCATTAACACTCATTCATTTACTTTGGATTATAGACTAATAGGAATTCAATCAAGTGCATGAAGGGGTGAATAAAGTCAAACAAATTGAGCAAACAAAGGATTCAGCAATAATGGGAAGTTATGGTATTTTAAAAAGTCAGATCTTTCAATTGGAGTATTATACATCATGTGCAATGGTATAAAGATGATGATCTACAACTTCAGTACCTAATGAGATGAAGCCTTTAAAACCCATTATGTTAACAGACAGGCTAGCTTATTTCAAGCATCATAAGCATCATAGCTTGCTGAACAATTTATGTGTATTAGAACAAAGCAGTGGCCATTTATCATGATCAAATAAACTACAAGTGTTAAGATTTATTTAGGTTCAAGGGATTAGGAATTTCAAAACCTATGCAGGAAATTTTCTGAAAGGAAAGCAATTAAACTTGACCAACAAGTTGCAATTCAACAAATTTCCAAAGCCTAACATAACATTCTAGTTTACTTTCAGCTTCTTCATTCTATCACAACTTAAAATTTATGTTGCACACTAGTATATAAGAAGAAAAACAGATCTTGTCAATTATCTATTGTGGTGGCTACATGATTTGTCATGGAAGTCACCAAATCATCGGTGTATATTGTCATGCCCTTCTCCTTCCTACTCTTACAGAATTGCCGAAGATTGAGTTATGACATGACTGCAATTTTAAGCATTCGTTTCACTAATAAAAAGGTTGCTATTTTCTGGTATTCAGGCTGACTTACTACAACATATTAGCCTTCATACGATATTGAAATTAGTAGGGAATTTTGGTAACTaagtcacaaaaataaatacCACAAAACATATACGTATCTATGGGTAAAACAAAAACACGTAACTAGAAACATAAACAAATTCCAACCATGTTGCCCAAATCAGATGAACGTCTTCGACAATTTTCGCTTTTAAAGCTTCAAACATTTGTGTCTCTACATTCCAGTAGCAATTTTCAGCAAAGAAGGAAATTATTCTTAAGTTTCTGAACCTAATCGAGGTGCTTCGGGTTCTGGTTTGCAGCTAATCAATAGACGTTGTTGATGAAGCCTCCATGTCTCTTGCAGCTGCTTCTCTAGCCTTTTTCCTCAACTCTGCTTCTCTACTTTTCTTGTTCAGCAGCTTCTCCAGTTTTGCTATTCTTTCCTCTACATGGTCTATCAAGTTATCCATTCCCAAATGTTTTCCAACATCACTCTGCTTCCCGTCACCCGATCCCCTTGTAGCCTCCCCCGCTCTGACCCTAACAATGTGGTCATCAACCCAGAGAAAGAACTTGCAATGTGCTTCTGTCACCTACAACGAATAGAACACAATTAATGTAAGGGGTTACAAAATACTCCAATTCAGTCTAATCCACATACGTCACTGTAATTAATCCCTAAATTCTACATCTATAAAatcctttcaaatttttgaattcaGATCAGGTACCATGTCAATTCTTGTCACAATCATGATTTTTAATCTAGGTAGATCTATTTTGAATAAATCAACTTTTTCCCAATTCTCAgtcattcatcaaaattaacCAGCACCAATATCAAATCATATACAAAATCAACCCAATTTAACATCAAATCAATAACAAAGTCAAATcattttcataaccaatagGCATGCAATTCCCAACAATTCAAAATCACATCCACAACAACTTGAGCAAGGTGGATAATAACCAAAATATAGAGTCTAAAGCTCCATTccagaaaattcaaattttaatcaaattttagcaTAATCTTAGTTCTCAAACATAAAGAATTGCGTGGTTACCTTTAATAATGGGCATCCAAAAAATAACCTATTTGGGTTGGTGTCTGTCTTCGACATGTAACTGATGGCATATTTTTCACAGAAGCATTTTGGGGCCACACCATCTATTACATCCTGAGGTTGCAGCAAACTTGAGGTTGCATTTCCAGATCTCAGTTCCCGTTGTCCGCCGGCACCCCCTATGCCTCGTCTCGTGTTTGAGGAGCATGCATCACTGGCCATCGATCTGATTAACATTTAACACCACCATGGACAACTAACATCATCTATTGCATTCCAAATTGAATCAATCTTCTTCGATGAACGGTGATTACAGAAAGTGATTAACAGAACAAATCACGCAAATTagctaaaaaaacaaaaaaacgaACGAATGACCTAGATGAAGAAGCAGTGGGGCTTACAAGGATTTTCCGAGAGCGTTCTGCACGTGGGTCACCGGAACCTTGCTAGCAAGGGGATGACTTGCGTTCTTCGACGGTAAATCACAGAAAATGACACCCGCGTAACCCTGGACGAAAATGCAGAAGGCAGGGTCTTCCAGGGGGTTCGAAAAAATCTGTCCCTGACGATGACTGACCTAGAAATCAGAGGAACGAGGTAGAAAAAGAGGCTGTGGACATTACGGCGGTATTTGGGGAAGGTTTTGCGAGTGGGTCGTCGAAAAAATCAAACGCTTAAGTTAAGGGGAGGGTAGAAGAAGCACTGAGGTAGATGATGGAGCTGTGGATACTACAGGAGTATCTGGAGAAGGTTTTAGGAGTGGGTCGCTGGAAAAATCAAACCCATCACCCACAGGAAGggtagagaagaagaagtgagATCGTAGAAGGGTAAAAGAAGCAGTTCTTTTGAAGTGTTTTTTtagaggtagaagaagaagctgTACACATTGAAATGGTATTTGGGGAAGGTTTTGATTTGTATGATATTTGGGGAGAGATTTGTAAAATCAACTATTTGCGTATTGCATCAAGTATAAATAAGTTATGGGgtataatgtaaataatataaaatacaatataGTGTGAAAACATTTAATGTATCAATTAATGCaaggttgaaaatttttttgatcaaTGGCTGAGATGAAGACACATGTGCAAGGGTAACTTACCCACAAAATTGACATGGGTTTGGAAGAAATCACCTTAAGATAATTGGGCATggtaaaaacttaattaattatctcAAGTGGTGGTACTCAATTAAAATAAGGATTGAGTAAATGactaatataaatgacattagtaaAATCGAGCTTTTACAATTTTTTGGACTAATATCAAGTGACCAACTTTCATCAAATAAAGTTAAATAACaacataatattaatattacatttttattcattttatttaaagatcGTAGAAAAACTTTCATAAACATAAACGAAACGTAAAACTGGTATACGCAAATCTATCGTAAAAATCAGGCTATTACCGTTTACATAATTTTTCTTCCAACGAAACCTTTAGCATTGTAATTGTCTTTATTGATAGGTCATCTTTTGTTAATTTATAGTTACGagctttgaattggttatcttggatgcattttattttattctcttaatgCTGCAGGTGAATCCTGACATTGACATAGAACTAAAACCTCAAGCACAACCACAACCTTATCAAGATAAGAGTCTTAGCAAAATGTTTGAAATGGTAATGCTGATATCTTAAACAAAGActcttttatcttttgtaattTACTAAATTTAGAGCACACATCaacttttgtttttgaattgatttaatttatttatttatttttaaatttggtctTAAACTTGGATCTACAACACAATTTTCATGTTCTACATATTAAACcataacatattttaaaaacttaaatgcACGTAACTCTTCTATTCTATGCATTATTATACCTCATCAAGGTGATGCAACAATTAACTCCTTGAGTTGGTTTATCAGGTTGGAATATATGGAGAGCATGGTGGGAGAAAAGGTTTTGGGCAAAATAACAAGGTCAAGAGAATAAGTTTCAATTTGGGTGGGTCTTTGACAAGCGGAACTCTCGCGCggtctagaattttcacaattaagttctcgttgcaagtatagcttctagaccgacaagaattcccttcgtgcaaaagtttggttgtcataagtaacaaacccctaataaaattgataaccgaagtattgaaatctcgggtcgtctctcaaggaattgcagggaggtgttcttattattggttatgagttgtgtaaattggggttttggtgATGAGAAATGAAAAGAGTAAATTGTAGAGAAAATAGAATGATAACaataaaaactcttggcaaggtatgataattggaagtcctatcctagttatccttatcaattatgatgagaattatccgtttctcccacttagtcaatctctaactatgaaggtaagtcaaatGGATAattcaatatgaatcctcaagtcctagtcaactcccaaggaaagactagtaactcccaaggaaagactagagttagtggaattcaaatcaactagcaaACATAACAATTATCCATCAACAAAgtagtttgataactcaagcgtcaccaattactcaaccaaaaccaagaatatagaaatctACTCTAGcttccttccaagcattttgtcaaacacttgggagGCATAACACAAAATAACAGAAGAGCAATAGGAGATAATAACATCCAAATAACCAATTTCAA
This portion of the Arachis duranensis cultivar V14167 chromosome 6, aradu.V14167.gnm2.J7QH, whole genome shotgun sequence genome encodes:
- the LOC107493822 gene encoding F-box/kelch-repeat protein At3g06240-like; this translates as MAKFQLPLPIIPDDLLQEIFLRSSAKAVGRCMCLNKFWYRQLRQPETCIHHMRRQKVLDQHVLFHVGYSLLLMGSDSLYIVNAASGEEVNVQHPFGVGIHGWFRIVGVSNGNICFKFSRERDDTRLLVWNPTTQCSREISDPHRDHGRSFFPVYGFGHVPNSDAYTVIHMCKRDIADAYVFFSRYCSRRSTWFHCVDCLPGVEKIDPNSVFNNGQAYWITGTGDSYATPKSVLCYSVEDESFSEVSIPVGAIYTIHNLLTHKEKVALLAHTHNEFGYVAAIWHLNEDANGNRILEQYCRFASRSIRENPILFVDENLLLLVNNSKERELLVNYRYRELVLTEYDIEHGTKNLLVRRAWRYPETPHPITVRSTLKYFAGMFPV